The Oscillospiraceae bacterium genome segment TTTTGATGATTGTGTTGCCGCGCGGATAATGGGCGTTGGCGGCTTCAAAGCCGTCGAGATATTGGGCGTTGGCTTGGCATTGCGTCAGCGTGTTGCGCGGGTGTGCGGCGATTAAAATGCCGCCGCGTTGGCGGACAAAGGGGGCGAGTTGAGCCAATTTAATCGGAGTTGGGGAGTAAAACTCGTCGCAGAACAGAGCCAAAACGTGACCGCAGTCAGTGCTGTATTCGGCGCCGGGAATGACGAGCAGTTCGGGCGGTGCGAGTTGGCGGATGATCTGGATGTTGGCCATGCTGTCATGGTCGGTGACGGCGATGCCTGACAGCATGCGGCGCAAAGCGGTATTGACGGCCTCCTGCGGCGTGGTTTGGCTGTCGTAGGAGGCATTGGTGTGGATGTGTAGGTCGAGTTTCACGCTCTGCCTCCTGTTTTGAGCAGTCCGATGGCGTAGGTGAGACTGCTGCGTAAATCGCGCCATGCGAAGACGCCGCCGCGGCATTTAGGGGAGAATAAGTCGGCGATGGCGTTGCCGCGCTGTTTGGTGCGTGTCCGAAGAGCGGTGGCGAGGTTGCAGAGGTCGTTGGGGAGGTATTGCATTTTTTGGCCGAGCCAGGGGGGAGATGTTTGATATTTGGTGTTTGGCGTTCGGCATTGTTTTTGAGCGGATTGAACGTAGGCGGTTGCCATTTGGGCGTTGCAGATATAAGTGAGTGGGTAGGTACCCCAGATGCGGGGGTTGACTTCTAAGAGATATGGTTCGTTGGGAGTTCCTTTGAACTCTACCATGGCAAAGCCTTTGAGTTGCAATGATTTTAGCAGTTTTGTGGCGCCGTCAATCATGCGGGGATGCCATACGGCTTGGGCGCAGCAGGCGGGGCCGCCGGTGATGGGATATTCGCGGATGCGTTCATGGCAAAAAATAGCAACTGGGTTGCTGTTATTGTCGAGGACGGCAGAGACGCCGTAGGCGTTGCCGGGGATGTATTGGGAGGCGAAGAGGTTGTGGGGGTGAATAGTAAGTGGTGAGTGATGAGCAATTGTGGCGCGTTGGGTCATGGCTTGATATTTTTCCTCGAATTCAGCGGAGGTGTGGGCGATGGCGTAGCGTTGGTCGGCGGGGAGGCCGAGGACTTCGCCATTGCGGTATTTCAAAACGCAAGGGAATTGCGGCGCGTCGAGGGGATAGTCTTGCGGTACAAGCAGCCCGAGGGTGCGGGCGATGGCTGCGACGGCGGGCTTGTCGGCGGCTTGGGTGAGGTCTTGGGCGTTGGAGAGCAAGGTGTGGAAGCGACTGCTAAAAGCTGTGTGATTGTGCGCGGCGATGGTGAGTGTTTCCATGGTTGTGGGCAGGAATACGCTGCCTTGGGGCAGTTGCAAGAGCGCGTTGGTATAGCCGCTGACGGGCAGGGTGACGCGCTGCTTGACATAACGGCAAGCGTGGCCAAGCTTGGGCTTATCTTCGCGGACAACAGCAGTGATTTCAAAGCCGGCTTGTCCCAATTCACGGAGGACAGCCAGTGACATTCGTGTGTGAGTGTCGGTGACGATGACTTGCATAATGTTATCCAATCATTTTTTGTGTCCAGTAGTGTTGGCCGTTTTCGTTGATGTATATACCTATGCCCATATGGGTGAAGGCCGGGTGCAGTAGGGCTTCGCGATGTTCGGGGGAGGCCAGCCAGTCGTTGACGACTTCTTGGGCTGTGTGTTGGCGGCGGGCCAGGTTTTCGCCGGAATAGTTGCCACGCAAGCCGGCTGCATATAGACGGTCGGAGGGGGATGTGCCGTCGGGGCAGTCGTGGTCGAAAAAGCCACGTGTTATCATGTCGCGACTGTGAGCGCGCGCAACCTCAGCGACACCATCGTGCCATTGCAGAGCTTGTAACCCATAGCGTTGACGTGCGGCGTTACTGAGGGTGAAAACTTGTTCTTCCAGTGACGGCTGTTGCGTTGACCTGGGGAGAAATAGAAATAGAAGCAGCAACAGCAAGAGCAGATATCTTAACATAAAGATAGTATACACGATTTGAGACAGGATTTCAAGACGGGGAAAAGGCCGAGGGCGTGAGCCGTCGGCCGAAGACAAAATTGTTGTTTGTTATGCAAAGAAATGCCTTATATCTGTGACAGTATGGCATGTTGAATGCCATAGCCCTACGTGCGACAATGTGAACAGAGGCCTTTGAGCAGGACTTGATGGTAGTGTACGGCGTGACCATGGTTGGTTTCGAGATCTTGGCAGAGTTTTGTTAAGTCGCCCTCAACGTCGAAAACCTTTCGGCAGTTGTCGCATACGAAATGGAAATGCTCATGTGTGTTATGGTCATAGTGTGCCGCACCGTGAGGCTGTCCGATGTTGAGCAGTTTGCCCGTCTCAGCCATGCGTGCCAAGTTGCGATAAACAGTGGCGCGGCTGATGGTAGGGTGTGTTTGCACTACGTGTTCGTATATCTGCGCGGCATTGGCGTGACAGTCCAAATCACGCACGGCTTGTGTGATAAGCTGCTTGGTGATGGTGTTGCGCTCGGCGGCTATATCATTTAGTTGTTCGGCAATCGTGCTGTACTCCTCGGTCATATCGTTTAGAAGTAGCGGTTGAGCAGTCCTTGAAACGCCATGCCGTGGCGCGCTTCGTCTTTGCACATTTCATGCACAGTGTCGTGGATAGCGTCGAGGCCCAGTTCTTTGGCACGAGTGGCGATGTCTTTTTTTCCTTGTGTGGCGCCGTGCTCGGCCATAACGCGCATTTCGAGATTCTTTTTGGTTGATACGTCAACGACTTCGCCCAGCAGTTCGGCGAATTTGGCGGCGTGCTCGGCCTCTTCAAAGGCAATACGTTTGTAAGCCTCGGCGACTTCGGGATAGCCCTCGCGATCGGCTTGGCGGCTCATGGCCAGATACATACCGACTTCGGTGCATTCGCCCATAAAATGTTGTTGCAGCCCTTCGACAACATCGGGGTCAACGCCTTTGGCAACACCGATGCGGTGCTCGTCGGCATAGGCGAGTTTGTCACCCGATTGTTCGGTGAATTTGTCGGCCGGGACTTTGCATAGCGGGCATTGCTCGGGTGCAGTTGCGTCTTCGTGCGCATAGCCACAGACGGTGCAGATAAATTTTTTCATGGTGTATTTCTCCCTTTTCTTATCGATATATAATATCAATTGATAATAAATACTATATCATGGTGTTTAAGCGTTGTCAATAGTTTTTTTGAAAAAAGTTGGAAAAAGTTTGTCCGACTGAATAGGACAAAAAATGCTTTGAATAAAGATAAGGGAAAAGAGATTTGGGGTGCGTGGGATGTTTTCGATTACATTGGCATTGATGTTACATAGCTTGTATTTGGGGTTGCGATTGAGCGGACGTGGGGGGGCATTTCCGCGGCGATTGACGACGGAAGAAGAAACGGCGCTGTGGGCGCGGCACCAACAGGGTGATAAATCGGCTCAGAATGCCTTGATTGAGCATAACATGCGACTGGTGACGCATATTGCGCGGAAGTTTTATGCCAGTGAGAGCGATTATGAGGATTTGTTGTCCTGTGGCAATATTGGTTTGATTAAGGCTGTTATGACATTTGACCCCGGCAAAGGTGCGCGCTTTGCAACGTATGCTTGTCGCTGTATTGAAAACGCTATACTAACATAACGGACTTATTCGGCATAAATGTTGAAACTCACACCCCATTTTCGGAAAAATGGCGCATGATTTCCGACATAAGCAGACAGTTAAAAGTAATGGTGTGCAATGCTAACGGAGTTATCAAGTACGCGCCGTTGTATATACACTCGTTCAATTTACTGCAACCGCATAAAATGGTCGAAGCCGAGAAGTTTAATATAATCTATACCGACCCGACACAGCTTATTTCAACATCGGACAAGCTAAGATATTATCGCTACAAGAAAGCACTGCGGCAAAAAGATGTCGCAGCGTATATTGGGATTGACTTATCGACCTATGTTAAATATGAGCAAGTCAACCGTGACTACTATCCATTGGAACAAATTAGCAAAATTGCCGAGTTGTTGGAAGTCGAGGTTGAAAATTTGCTTGACGATTACAATTTGTTTTTGTATCGTGGACAAGGGCAGCAAATCAAAGCATTGCGAAAGAGTGTGAAACTGTCGCAAGGCGAGTTTGGAAAACTCATAGGCGTGGCAAGCCGCCGGACGGTCGAGAGTTGGGAATGGGACAAGTCGATTGTGTCAAAAAGAGTTTGGGAGCATATCGTTCACATAAAAAATCAGACGGCAGGTAATCCCGCCGTCTAAATAGGTTATAGATGTGTTATCGTTGTGCCGACATACTTATCCGCTGTTATTTCAGCTAGTAAACGTCGATGGCAACGTGCAGGCAATTCCTCGGCACAAAGCAAACAAATACGCTTGTCGCCGAACCGCTCGAAAAAATCCAACTGATTCCGCATAGCAAGTATCTCGTTGTATGATTTCTCGTATTCCGCCCATGTAATAAGATTATCTTTATATCCATTAAGCAATGATGATGTAGGTGCAAATTGCGATGCCCACATATAATCACAGTTACAAATTGCTCGTAGAAAATACGCTAAGTCTTTGCTCTTGCTATACCCTGCCAGCTGTGATGAATTATATAGTCGGACATCTACCAATACATCAATCTTGTTTGATTTTATATGCTCGAAAAATGTTTGTGCAGATTTTTTAGTATAGCCGATAGTGAATATGTGCATAACCCCTCCACGCTATTTTAATGCTTTAAGTGTATCACTAAAAGCCTACGGCGTCAATGTTGCGTGTTTTAATAAGATTATCTATCGGATATACTGCACAGATATATTTATAGAATAAGTCTTGCCCATATTTGCCGTAAGGAGAGTTAGGAAGGCTCACTAAAATAAATGCTTTTGCCATTTTTCGCTTTCGCTTTTTGAAGTCGGGGTCGGTAACGCTAAATCCTTCATAGCTTTGGCCATTGTATGTAAAATTTGCCTTATACTTATCTTCATCGTTTTTGTATATGGTTAAATCATCAACCGCTACAAGCAAGAGCGAGCCTGCATTCTTAGCCATTTCATCTGACGAGAGCCACGGATTTGTATTTGAAAATATGGATTTCGTATTCTGCGTGTATTTGGACAAGTAATTAAGAGATGTCAATGATTTCTTAGAACTCAACACTTCTGTCAAGATGTAGTTTTCTTTTTGCCATTTTAATGGGGCGGGTTCTACATTGACGGTTATCATATCCCCTTTTTGAAATTGACATTGCTCTTTTGTCAACGCATGACCCTCTGCGTCACGCACTAGACGAATTAGCTTACCTGTTTGCGTGAGAGCCGCCACACAATATCCATTATGCTTGTCTGATTTTGCCAAAACTGTTATATTAAATTGCATAAATATCCCCTTTATTTTCAATAAATGATGTGGGTATATTTTACAATAGAAACGATGTAAATTACTCTAATTTTTGACAGAGTAAAGGCTCACCTATCACGGTAAGCCTTGATTATCTCGTCATACAATTTTAATTTTTGCCATTTCGGACAGGACAGTTTATCAATCTTTGCGCTGACTGCCTGTGCATATATCGTTGAAACACGCTCTTCAAGCTCTTTAATCTTTTCGGGCGTTTTGGGATAATGTACTACGATGTCGAAAAACCATCCCTCCTTTCGGGGCGTTTCTATGCTTCAACATATGTATGATAGGTTGTTTGATATGTTTAATTCTCCCATGGTGTAAACGTATCGGCGGGTAATTCTGTCAATACAGACACCCCCAAAGCTGATTGCAGATACTCCCTAGTATCATACTCGCTAAACTCCCCCACAGCATGAAACACAATGACCTTGCTAACCCTCCGCATAAGAGCGTCCCACACAAGCCGATTTTCAATCCTAACAGCCGGATATTGCATTTCGAGCGGTAGATTACTTATGATGTAAACTTTGGTATAGCACGCTACCTTGTTTGCGTAACGGCACGGCAGCATAAGCGGATAGCCGTCTAGGTAGTTATTCATGTCTTGAATTTTGAAGCC includes the following:
- a CDS encoding PHP domain-containing protein, which codes for MKLDLHIHTNASYDSQTTPQEAVNTALRRMLSGIAVTDHDSMANIQIIRQLAPPELLVIPGAEYSTDCGHVLALFCDEFYSPTPIKLAQLAPFVRQRGGILIAAHPRNTLTQCQANAQYLDGFEAANAHYPRGNTIIKKIAARQGKIVTAGSDAHIPNAIGRNTIKLPDDTPLTLEAVKAALLARKQTIPRNPCNFVRWAARKLRKKLRKQP
- a CDS encoding ATP-grasp domain-containing protein; translated protein: MQVIVTDTHTRMSLAVLRELGQAGFEITAVVREDKPKLGHACRYVKQRVTLPVSGYTNALLQLPQGSVFLPTTMETLTIAAHNHTAFSSRFHTLLSNAQDLTQAADKPAVAAIARTLGLLVPQDYPLDAPQFPCVLKYRNGEVLGLPADQRYAIAHTSAEFEEKYQAMTQRATIAHHSPLTIHPHNLFASQYIPGNAYGVSAVLDNNSNPVAIFCHERIREYPITGGPACCAQAVWHPRMIDGATKLLKSLQLKGFAMVEFKGTPNEPYLLEVNPRIWGTYPLTYICNAQMATAYVQSAQKQCRTPNTKYQTSPPWLGQKMQYLPNDLCNLATALRTRTKQRGNAIADLFSPKCRGGVFAWRDLRSSLTYAIGLLKTGGRA
- a CDS encoding CAP domain-containing protein, producing MLRYLLLLLLLLFLFLPRSTQQPSLEEQVFTLSNAARQRYGLQALQWHDGVAEVARAHSRDMITRGFFDHDCPDGTSPSDRLYAAGLRGNYSGENLARRQHTAQEVVNDWLASPEHREALLHPAFTHMGIGIYINENGQHYWTQKMIG
- a CDS encoding transcriptional repressor, with translation MQRRSAPRHGVSRTAQPLLLNDMTEEYSTIAEQLNDIAAERNTITKQLITQAVRDLDCHANAAQIYEHVVQTHPTISRATVYRNLARMAETGKLLNIGQPHGAAHYDHNTHEHFHFVCDNCRKVFDVEGDLTKLCQDLETNHGHAVHYHQVLLKGLCSHCRT
- a CDS encoding NADH peroxidase → MKKFICTVCGYAHEDATAPEQCPLCKVPADKFTEQSGDKLAYADEHRIGVAKGVDPDVVEGLQQHFMGECTEVGMYLAMSRQADREGYPEVAEAYKRIAFEEAEHAAKFAELLGEVVDVSTKKNLEMRVMAEHGATQGKKDIATRAKELGLDAIHDTVHEMCKDEARHGMAFQGLLNRYF
- a CDS encoding sigma-70 family RNA polymerase sigma factor, whose product is MFSITLALMLHSLYLGLRLSGRGGAFPRRLTTEEETALWARHQQGDKSAQNALIEHNMRLVTHIARKFYASESDYEDLLSCGNIGLIKAVMTFDPGKGARFATYACRCIENAILT
- a CDS encoding DUF488 domain-containing protein gives rise to the protein MHIFTIGYTKKSAQTFFEHIKSNKIDVLVDVRLYNSSQLAGYSKSKDLAYFLRAICNCDYMWASQFAPTSSLLNGYKDNLITWAEYEKSYNEILAMRNQLDFFERFGDKRICLLCAEELPARCHRRLLAEITADKYVGTTITHL